The following nucleotide sequence is from Fragaria vesca subsp. vesca chloroplast, complete genome.
TTGTCTAAATTGCGGAGTAAATGGGCTTCTAGATGTGGTATTTCATTAGTGATTCTTTCAGGACCGTTGCTTGTCACATGAGTCTGAATTTCATATTTCCTTATGTGAAAAGAAGTATAAATATCTCCATATACCAGACGCTCACTAATAAGTACCGCATCTTCAGAATTGTAACCCTCCCACGGCATATAAGCTACTAATACATTTTTTCCCAAAGCGAGTTCGCCACCAACCGTAGCAGCACCGTCCGCTAAAACTTGTCCCTTTTTAATACATTTACCTCGCTGAACCTGGGGTTTTTGGTGCATACACGTATTTTTGTTGGAACGTTGGTATATAACTAATGGAATGTTTAGAGTATCCCCATTGCCCGATAAAATTATCTTGTCAGTATCGGTATAAATGATTTTTCCCTCATGTTCGGCTATAGCAGTAACCCCCGAATCTAAAGCCACTTGGCGTTCCAACCCAGTTCCAACAATGCACTTTTCAGACCGAGAGAGCGGAACTGCTTGACGTTGCATATTAGAACTCATTAAAGCTCGATTCGCATCATTATGCTCAATAAAAGGAATCAGGGAAGCTCCAATAGAAAAATATTGGAAGGGAAAAATACTTCGAAGATGAACCTGTTCCCATTCAACAGTCAGGAATTCTTGACGGTATCGAGCTGGAACAACCTGTTCTTCCTGAATACCTCGATTCAAGCCCAAAGAATTTCCTGCCGCTATCATATAGTATTCATCTTTACTTGGTGATAAATAGAGCATCCGTACTTTTTTTGATCTCTCAGAAATTTCATAAAACGGACTTTCTAGAGACCCCCAATAACCAATCTTCGCATGAATTGCTAAGGATCCAATAAGTCCAACATTGATTCCTTCAGACGTGTCAATAGGGCAAATGCGTCCGTAGTGACTGGGGTGAATATCTCGTATCCGAAAACTAGCAGTTCGCCCTGTCAATCCTCCAGGGCCCAGATAACTCGATTTTCTCCCATGAACTATTTGGGTCAATGGATTAGTTCGATCCAAAACTTGAGATAATGGGTGTAATCCAAAAAAAGATTCATAAGTGGTTGTTAATGGAGTTGAAGTTACCAAATTCTGAGGAGTGGGTATCAATTTATGCTTAATTGCTCCGCATATAGTCCCTCTAACCATATTTTCTAAACGAACCAGGGACAATCCAAATTGGTCTTGTAAAAGATCTGCGACAGACCGAATACGTTTATTTTTCAAATGATTCATATCGTCAAGTGTACCCATTCCAAATTTCATTCCAATCAAATGATCCGCAGCTGCCAATATATCTCGCGGTAACAAAAATGTGTTGTTCTGAGGGATATCAAGATTCAGCCTTCGGTTCATATTTCGTCGACCAATCCTCCCTAACTCACATCTTTGTTGAAAGAATTTTTTTTGTAATTCTTTACATAAGGATTCAGAAACTACCGGATCCCCGCCTACACAAGCAAATTGTTGATAAAACTCCAAAATGGCATTTTCTTTTGACCCTATTTTTTTTTTCTCCTTATCATTCAGAAAAGACAAGAAAATTTCGGGGTAGCGAGCATTCTCGAGAATTTCTCTTAGATTCGAACCCATAGCTGATGATAGAACTAGAATAGATATTTTTTGTTTCCTACTCACACGAGCCCATATCCTTGCTTTTCTATCAATCTCTAATTCTAATCTCCCCCCCCAATCTGATATTATGATGCCGGTATAGACTGAAATTCCGTTATGGTCCAATTCTGACCGGTAATAGATACCAGGGCTTTGTAATATTTGATTGATCACAATTCTGTATATTCCGTTTACTATAGAAGTTCCCAGGGAATTCATTAGGGGAATATTTCCAATAAAAATTGTTTGTTCTTGCATATCCCTACTGTTTTTCCAAATTAATCCCGCGGATACATATAATTCCGAAGAATATGTGAGTGATTCATATACAGCATCTCTTTCTTTTATCAATGGTTCTACCAATTGATATGTTTCCCCAAATAATTGAAATTCAATTTCTTGATCTGTATCTTCAATTTTTGGAAACTTATAAAGTTCCTCTGTTAAGCCCTGATCAATGAACCTACAAAACCCTTCAAATTGTATCTGATTCAATCCGGGTATTGTAGATATTGCCTCATTTCCACCCCCAAGCATTTTTTTAATTTCCCATTTATAGACAAAAACCCATTATTTGCTCATTCTTCATCGAATCATAGGGATCGAGAGCCTAGCAATGATGGAATTTATATTCTGTTTACTGAATCACATGAAATTTTACCTAATATATGGAATGTGTGAAATATGTATGAACAAGGGAATAAAGAAAATTTTTTTTACTCAAATTAGAATTTGCAACAGATGGAAAGGAATTGATAAATTATACTTAGACTTATGGAATTTTGTTATAGAATATCAAAACGAAAAATTATTCAATTTCTACCATTATTATGATATTCTGTATTCGACTCCGGTTGGATACCATAAAAGTATTCGGGATTCGGCCTATTCCATGAGACAAAGACATAATAATCAGAAACAATATAGAACTTGGAGTACTTAACTTTTTCGCGGATTCATCGGCTCCTTTTTTTAGTCAAATTCGTAGAATATGTTTGTAGAATATGATTGAAGTGTATAAGAAGGTTGATGTTTATTAAATAATTTAATAAACATGTACAGATCTAACTATAGCTATCTATATATAAACTATAACTATCTATATATACATATGTCTTGATATACATATGTCTCTCCTTTATTCTAGCTCTATTCTGGACAGTACATGTCATGCTCGATCAGAATTGCTATTCAAAAAAAAATGGTAAAAATAAAACGGAAACATGAGAATTTCCTGAAAATTACTTATGTACATCGTATACAGATAAACTACCCCATAATATTGTGTACCAATTTATGTTCTGGGATTTATATATACCCGGAATTGCTGTTATAATTGAAATTGCGAAGGATTTTTTTTCAATAACTGATTGTATCAATTTTTATTTTCTTATATCATTAAGGAAACGCAATTTGAGATTTAAATTTACGAATCATTCATGAATTAATAGTTAAAGGTTCCAGTTTGTTCTGAATTTTTTCTTTTATGACTGAAACAAAATTTTGTTTTTCACTAGAAAAAGTAAGGGAAATTTTTAGAGATTGTGTGGTTTTAAGATACTATACAATCAATCGAAGGGATGGATCCAACCCAACCCAACCCAAACAAAAAAAAGATTTCTTTTAGAAAAGGAATTAAGAAAAACGGGATTCAGATTCAAAATACAAGTACAGTACGATAAATAAGAAGACAAACGGATAATTTTTTCATAGATTTTTTTTTGGTATCGTTTTGGCGGCATGGCCGAGCGGTAAGGCGGGGGACTGCAAATCCTTTTTCCCCAGTTCAAATCCGGGTGTCGCCTAATCACCAAAAGAATTGACATACCCTCTCCTGTTTTGCTGATATAATTTGGAAAATTTTTCCGGCGAAAGCAAACGCAGGAAACTGATAAATCTTGATAGTCCTTCCATTACTAACGGAGTGTCTACGTTTATGGGCCGGGTTTGGAATTCGATTGGATAGAAGGACGGAAATCGAATTGCGTTTTTAGTTGCGGAAAGGACAGAAGATACTTTGTATACATATTCATCAAAGTCTTTGAGTACTCCGGTATTCAATCAATTCAATCAATATTAATTCGATTGAATGAGTAATTGGCTTTTACTTATATATAATATATATAATATATACCTTTTTTCTTTTTTTTTTCGTTAACCTCTAGGCAAGAACATAATAAGGCGTCCTCCGATTGTTTCATAGAGACAATAAGGAGACGTTAAGGATTAGATCAAAATAAAATGGGAAAGAAATAGAGTATGGGCTAGGTAGTGATCTACCTTTCTTCTATTTTTTTATACTTACTTAATGAAGGGCAACAAAAGAAAGAATCTATTTTTCTTATTTCTACATATTAATTTAATTTCTTTGATACTTCCAAGGGGAGGGGGTCTCCGCATATTAAGCTTGTGCTTAATCTTTTCTGATTATACTAGAACTCTTCTAAGACCCCTTCCTTATAAGTTAGAGTTGAATTTAGTGGATTGTTTCATCAACGATCTTAGGTCAGAATTTTTGACTCTGCGCCAGTGATTCCACTATTATTTATTAGTGAACAATAATTCAAGAATTCCGTCATAGAGATAGGGGACATAATTCATATGGATATAGTAAATCTCGCTTGGGCTGCTTTAATGGTAGTCTTTACATTTTCCCTTTCACTCGTAGTATGGGGAAGAAGTGGACTCTAGAAGTATTACTAATTGTAATTGAGTTTAGGAATTAAACTTTATCAATTTTTTTTTGTATAAATCGTTCAGTTCTGAAAAGCTTTTTTTAGTTGAAATTTCACTATTTCAACACTATTTCAATTTAATGGATATAGTAAGTCTCAAATTCAATTTTTAAATTGAAATAGAAATAAAAAAACATCTGTATTTCGAAATTTTCTTGGGTTTAGTGTTGTAATATAGTTTTTGAATAATATATATGAAGAATACTCTTTCAATTTAACAAATATTTCAATTATTTCCGTGTTTGTATTTCGAAAGTAAAAAGAATAAAAAGTAAAAGAAATACAAATGGTAGTAAATTTATTCCAACGAAATTCTTGATCAATTTTCTATTTCGATGAACCCGCTCTTACTAAAATTAGATATGGACCGTGAGGAAGAGTTGAACTTTTTTATTATTCAAAGAGAAAATAGTTCTGTTATTACATTACGTAGATACACATTTTCTATCGGAAACAGACATAGTAGTTCTCTAACGAGATACTACTACACAGACTAAAATAATGTCTTGGGCGAGTCACATATTGCGCATTTCCCGTTTGTTTTAATATTTTAATATTTTGCAAATTTTATTTATGTTGTATTTGTTTTATTGAACTCACTGTTCAAACGTTAAAAGAGGTTTACTAACCCCCCCTTTTTTCGAAATCCGAAGGAGTTTCCATAGATCATCTGTCAACTGATCGATCAATGACTTCTTTGTCAGAATGCTAGTAAAAAGATTACTTTTTTCTTTTATTATACCCATCAAAGAGGCCCTTGATTCTTTTGATCAGGATTCATATTGAAAATAATCAGCAATACAGGAATTAGAATCGTACGAGTCGCTTTTCGATTATTTCAAATTGATTGAAATCAACACAAATTAAATACAAAACAGATGGATAAAGCAAAGAAATAGAATTGGGGGGCGCTATATACATTATATATAATATGTAATTGATATCCATATATATATACCGATATAGAAATATGACGATACTGTTGTAGATTGATCTCTATTAAATTAACCCGGATTACAATACACCTTATATACACTACAATAACAATAGTAGATAGTATGGTAGAAAGAAATATCTGAATCTTTCTACCATACTATCGTATTTCATAGAATACGGCGAATTCTAGTCTGCCCGGTTCATTTAAGACGCGAAATTTGAATCCCTTTCTTCTCTTCAATTATTGATAAGAACTAAAAAGTAAAGTTTAATTCAAATTAATCACCTTGGCTGACTGTTTTTACGTATATTATAAGTAAAAAAGCGGTAGGAACTAGAATAAACAGTGCAGTAGCAATAAATGCGAGAATATTTACTTCCATAATCTCATTGTTTCGTTTTTCTTTAATTTGCAATAACTCGGGAGTTAATCCCATAGAGATAATAAATCTTTCGCTTGTAAATTCAACGGGATGAATTACATCTCGATGATATCGAATCGGATCAGATCAATATCATGAATAACAATATCTGCACTATCAAATCAATTCATGGTCAAGAATTGAATAGTATAACATAGGAAGATCTTTTATCCATACCGAACTCCAAATTTTATTCCTGATCCAACCAATAATTCCTTTATTTTTTATTTATCATTCTTTTTTATTCTTTCTTTTATATAACCTACTGCCCTCTTTGTCCAACCATCTGATGAAGTATCATTGAACCGCCCTTACACTTACCATTGATTCTAAACAACCCTCAATAAACAATAGAATCTAAATAAAAAAAAAGAAAGGAGTTAAGTTCGAAACTTCTTTTTTTTTACAGATCTAATCTTCTTGGAAAACAAAAGAAGGATGATACAGACGAGTACAAGTTTCGGTATAAAAAATCTAATATTCCATCAAATTAACTGTTTGTTTTTATTATTTTTATTGTTATCTAAAAATTTCAAAAGTTTGTTCTTTCAAGGAAACCCCCTAAGAAAAAAGCGATCCCTGAAAGTATTCTATTACAATAACTATGTTAAAGTTATTTTATATCGTGCAAATTCCATTTATATATGTACTTCCGGGAAACATAGAGTACTCTATTCGACAGAGTAGCAGTAACCGAAAAAGCCATACTCCGTACAGTATGGTATCTCTTGGAATCCCGAATCTGATTCTACCAATAATTATCCTAATTCACATATGTCTATCTCCCATCAATCGAATTAGTACTAGTCAAAGAAATGGAAATTACCCGATTGATGATAAATGTGAAATAAAAAAGAAAAAAATAAAGAAGAGGGATTGCCGTTGGGAATGAAATTATAGTTACTTTATACAAAAAAAATCTTTCACAAAAAATCGAGAGCAGAGTTGATATATTTTTTTATTGGATCCGTCGGGACTGACGGGGCTCGAACCCGCAGCTTCCGCCTTGACAGGGCGGTGCTCTGACCAATTGAACTACAATCCCAAGTAAATACCATAATAAAATAAAGTATTATGTATACATATTTTTATGATTTTATTCTAACCCCTTCAATTTTGAATTTAGATTCAAATTGGCGTGTTGTAACAGAGCCGTGAGTGATATATATGATACCCATATGAGTATGCGCTTGCGCTTTAGTGAGACCGACCTGGATTACTAGTAACCCTTTCCTTATTGCCAAATAAATGGGATAATTTTTCTTTCAATGAAAAGGGTTTTTTTCTTTATCCCTTTCCTTAGATTGTATTTTATACTTATAGATCCTTATAAGAATAAAGACCATTATCATATCAAGATCCTAATTTGTTGGAAAAATAGAGTAACTATAGTAAATAAAGAGTGCTATAGATATAGCAGAGAAGCAAATTTCTCTTCCGTATTGGGGAGGGGGGGATCGGGCATTTCTGAAGAGCACAAAATGGGTTATATGATACCATTTCGTGGTAGATCGGCGAATTTTTGGGCCGAGCTGGATTTGAACCAGCGTAGACATATTGCCAACGAATTTACAGTCCGTCCCCATTAACCGCTCGGGCATCGACCCAGGAAAAAGAAATTCCAGGCTTATTGATAATCCATGATCAACTTCCTTTCGTAGTACCCTACCCCCAGGGGAAGTCGAATCCCCGCTGCCTCCTTGAAAGAGAGATGTCCTGGACCACTAGACGATGGGGGCATACCATACTTGAACGGCCGCCCTGATACTATGCAGATAGTATGCATAATTTTTAAAAATTGTCAATATAATGGAAATTGTCAATATAATGGAATGGGATGGTATGGTATGACTCGATACGGAGGATCTTTCTATCTTTCACGATTCTATAGCATTTTTTCCGCCAATAAATTAGTTCATAATTTAGTTCAGAGGCTGCGCCAAATTTCTTTATCAATCATTCAATGAAATATGTTGGATCTCTGTTAAATTAGTAGGTACGTGTAGCAATTAAATAAATTTCGTTATGATGTCAATTAGGATCGGAAAAAATTCATTGTATTGCTATTTATCAAATCCAATATCAATAAACCGTTTTATTTTACCTATATTCACTAGTATATCCTTCCCTAGAATTTTATTTACCGCACAAGTAAAATTTTTAATTTCTGAACGAACCGCTATACGTATAAGATATAGACTTATTATAATCTATGTACATAGATTATAATAAGTCTATATACTAAACTCATAGTGGCCAGTAATTCGTGACTTTATTCAGTAATTGAATCAAACAAGCCCTTTTAACTCAGTGGTAGAGTAACGCCATGGTAAGGCGTAAGTCATCGGTTCAAATCCGATAAGGGGCTTTGGTTTTTTCATAAATCAAAAAACTCCGGCGGTAATATTCCTGTTTTAAGTACGAATAAAGTTATTGTGGATATTTTTAATAAAAATAAAAAAGTAACAAATTGTATAATGTAATATACGTATAATTTAATATCATTATATAAATTATAACATACTAATAAATTAGAGTCTAATTTATAGTTATAGTTATAAATTTGCTAATCTTATTATAATGAATTATAAATTATAATAAGATTAGCAAATTATAATAAATACGGATAATAAATACGGATTAAGTAGTCTCCTTAGAATAAAATATTCCGATTACTTTCCTATTTTCCATTATGCCAATTAAATTGATTAGAAATCAACAAAAGAAAAAGTAAGTGGACCTAACCCATTGCATCAGAATTCTATTCACTATTCTGATATTAAAATTCGATAGAGATAAAATTGGATCTTTTTTTATTATTATTTTCATATTTCTTTGGACTACGCGAGAATCTGTCGATATTTCCAATTAAATATTCTTGTTCCTAGATGTTCTATAGGAAAAAATTTACAATGAAAAAACGGCTCTTCCCTTCCTTTACGGAGAAACATTTATTACAAATCACAACATACAAGCCATCTTAAATATCTTTCTTTGATTCCAATTTCAGAACAGAAGATCCCCCCTTTTTTTATATCTATTTATCTATCGAGTATCTAGCAAATCGCTATTTCATGTACTAAAAATTTCCCTCCATATTGATACATATGATATGATACGATATTTTTGTTCCGCTAATGTGATGGAGAATGCAGATGCGAGAAGGAAACTTTTATTTTTATTTTGAGTCGCCTATTATTTAATTCAATATATTAATATATTAAAAAATGAATAATAATATTATATTAATAATAGGAAAGTTATTAAAAGTAAATGAAAGAGTCAAATAGAAAGGAAAATAATAAAATAAAAGCTACTGGAATAGTTTAATACACATAGAAATTAGAGGAATACATAAAAATATTTATCAATCCCCCCCACCCAACATCAAGACTAAGAGTAGTTGGTGTAACAAGAGGAATTGGGATCTATCGGTATCGAAAAAATGGATCGCTTGTTTCTTGAACAATTCGAAAATTCATCTATCCGTTTGATGAGTCCTAAGAAACTTCATAGTTCAGGCATTTCTAGTTATTGATAATAGGAAGGGATAACCGAATCTCGTGGATTTACCTAGGTCAGGTTACAGAACAATAAATGATTTTTGTATTCGAAACCCATTCGATTCGAAATAGGGGGTAATGTACGAGAAATCAAATCATACATAAATGATAGAAGCCTCGAACGTTCGGAAAATGCTATGAGGTGTTCGAAAATGGTTGAAGTAGTTGAATAGGAGGATCGCTATGACTATAGCCCTTGGTAAATTTACCAAAGACGAAAATGATTTATTTGATATTATGGATGACTGGTTACGGAGGGACCGTTTCGTTTTTGTAGGTTGGTCTGGCCTATTGCTCTTTCCTTGTGCCTATTTCGCTTTAGGGGGTTGGTTCACAGGTACAACCTTTGTAACTTCATGGTATACCCATGGATTAGCAAGTTCCTATTTGGAAGGTTGTAACTTCTTAACCGCCGCAGTTTCCACCCCTGCTAACAGTTTAGCACACTCTTTGTTGTTACTATGGGGTCCTGAAGCACAAGGAGATTTTACTCGTTGGTGTCAATTGGGCGGTCTGTGGACCTTTGTCGCTCTGCACGGCGCTTTCGGACTAATAGGTTTCATGTTACGTCAATTTGAACTTGCTCGATCTGTTCAATTACGACCTTATAATGCAATTGCATTCTCCGGTCCAATTGCTGTTTTTGTTTCTGTATTCCTGATTTATCCGCTAGGTCAGTCTGGTTGGTTCTTTGCGCCCAGTTTTGGTGTAGCAGCTATATTTCGATTCATCCTCTTTTTCCAAGGGTTTCATAATTGGACATTGAACCCATTTCATATGATGGGAGTTGCTGGGGTGTTGGGCGCTGCTCTGTTATGCGCTATTCATGGTGCTACCGTAGAAAATACTTTATTTGAAGATGGTGATGGTGCAAATACATTCCGTGCTTTTAACCCAACTCAAGCTGAAGAAACTTATTCCATGGTCACCGCTAACCGCTTTTGGTCCCAAATCTTTGGGGTTGCTTTTTCCAATAAACGTTGGTTACATTTCTTTATGTTATTTGTACCAGTAACCGGTTTATGGATGAGTGCTCTTGGAGTAGTCGGTCTGGCCCTGAACCTACGTGCCTATGACTTCGTTTCTCAGGAAATCCGCGCAGCGGAAGATCCTGAATTTGAGACTTTCTACACCAAAAATATTCTCTTAAACGAAGGTATTCGTGCTTGGATGGCGGCTCAAGATCAGCCTCATGAAAACCTTATATTCCCTGAGGAGGTTCTACCCCGTGGAAACGCTCTTTAATGGAACTTTAGCTTTAGCTGGTCGTGACCAAGAAACCACCGGTTTCGCTTGGTGGGCCGGGAATGCCCGACTTATTAATTTATCCGGTAAATTACTGGGGGCCCATGTCGCCCATGCCGGATTAATTGTATTCTGGGCCGGAGCAATGAACCTATTTGAAGTGGCTCATTTCGTACCAGAGAAGCCTATGTATGAACAAGGATTAATTTTACTTCCCCACCTAGCTACTCTAGGTTGGGGGGTAGGTCCGGGTGGGGAAGTTCTAGACACCTTTCCATACTTTGTGTCTGGAGTACTTCACTTAATTTCCTCTGCAGTATTGGGCTTTGGCGGTATTTATCATGCACTTCTGGGACCCGAGACTCTTGAAGAATCTTTTCCATTTTTCGGTTATGTATGGAAAGATAGAAATAAAATGACTACAATTTTGGGTATTCACTTAATCTTGTTAGGCATAGGCGCTTTTCTTCTAGTATTCAAGGCTCTTTATTTTGGGGGTGTATATGATACTTGGGCTCCCGGTGGGGGAGATGTACGAAAAATTACCAACCTAACCCTTAACCCAAGTATTGTATTTGGTTATTTACTAAAATCCCCTTTTGGCGGAGAAGGGTGGATCGTTAGTGTGGACGATTTGGAAGATATAATCGGAGGGCATGTATGGTTAGGTTCCATTTGTATACTTGGTGGAATCTGGCATATCTTAACCAAACCTTTTGCATGGGCTCGTCGTGCACTTGTATGGTCTGGAGAGGCTTACTTGTCTTATAGTTTAGGCGCTTTAGCTGTTTTTGGTTTTATTGCTTGTTGCTTTGTTTGGTTCAATAATACCGCCTATCCGAGTGAGTTTTAC
It contains:
- the psbD gene encoding photosystem II protein D2 encodes the protein MTIALGKFTKDENDLFDIMDDWLRRDRFVFVGWSGLLLFPCAYFALGGWFTGTTFVTSWYTHGLASSYLEGCNFLTAAVSTPANSLAHSLLLLWGPEAQGDFTRWCQLGGLWTFVALHGAFGLIGFMLRQFELARSVQLRPYNAIAFSGPIAVFVSVFLIYPLGQSGWFFAPSFGVAAIFRFILFFQGFHNWTLNPFHMMGVAGVLGAALLCAIHGATVENTLFEDGDGANTFRAFNPTQAEETYSMVTANRFWSQIFGVAFSNKRWLHFFMLFVPVTGLWMSALGVVGLALNLRAYDFVSQEIRAAEDPEFETFYTKNILLNEGIRAWMAAQDQPHENLIFPEEVLPRGNAL
- the rpoB gene encoding RNA polymerase beta subunit, translated to MLGGGNEAISTIPGLNQIQFEGFCRFIDQGLTEELYKFPKIEDTDQEIEFQLFGETYQLVEPLIKERDAVYESLTYSSELYVSAGLIWKNSRDMQEQTIFIGNIPLMNSLGTSIVNGIYRIVINQILQSPGIYYRSELDHNGISVYTGIIISDWGGRLELEIDRKARIWARVSRKQKISILVLSSAMGSNLREILENARYPEIFLSFLNDKEKKKIGSKENAILEFYQQFACVGGDPVVSESLCKELQKKFFQQRCELGRIGRRNMNRRLNLDIPQNNTFLLPRDILAAADHLIGMKFGMGTLDDMNHLKNKRIRSVADLLQDQFGLSLVRLENMVRGTICGAIKHKLIPTPQNLVTSTPLTTTYESFFGLHPLSQVLDRTNPLTQIVHGRKSSYLGPGGLTGRTASFRIRDIHPSHYGRICPIDTSEGINVGLIGSLAIHAKIGYWGSLESPFYEISERSKKVRMLYLSPSKDEYYMIAAGNSLGLNRGIQEEQVVPARYRQEFLTVEWEQVHLRSIFPFQYFSIGASLIPFIEHNDANRALMSSNMQRQAVPLSRSEKCIVGTGLERQVALDSGVTAIAEHEGKIIYTDTDKIILSGNGDTLNIPLVIYQRSNKNTCMHQKPQVQRGKCIKKGQVLADGAATVGGELALGKNVLVAYMPWEGYNSEDAVLISERLVYGDIYTSFHIRKYEIQTHVTSNGPERITNEIPHLEAHLLRNLDKNGIVRLGSWVKTGDILVGKLTPQMAKESSYAPEDRLLRAILGIQVSTSKETCLKLPIGGRGRVIDVRWIQKKGGSSYNPETIRVYISQKREIKVGDKVAGRHGNKGIVSKILPRQDMPYLQDGRPVDMVFNPLGVPSRMNVGQIFECSLGLAGGLLDRHYRIAPFDERYEQEASRKLVFSELYEASKQTANPWVFEPEYPGKSRIFDGRTGDPFEQPVIIGKPYILKLIHQVDDKIHGRSSGHYALVTQQPLRGRAKQGGQRVGEMEVWALEGFGVAHILQEMLTYKSDHIRARQEVLGTTIIGGTIPKPADAPESFRLLVRELRSLALELNHFLVSEKNFQINRKEA
- the psbM gene encoding photosystem II protein M — its product is MEVNILAFIATALFILVPTAFLLIIYVKTVSQGD
- the psbC gene encoding photosystem II CP43 chlorophyll apoprotein — protein: MKTLYSLRRFYPVETLFNGTLALAGRDQETTGFAWWAGNARLINLSGKLLGAHVAHAGLIVFWAGAMNLFEVAHFVPEKPMYEQGLILLPHLATLGWGVGPGGEVLDTFPYFVSGVLHLISSAVLGFGGIYHALLGPETLEESFPFFGYVWKDRNKMTTILGIHLILLGIGAFLLVFKALYFGGVYDTWAPGGGDVRKITNLTLNPSIVFGYLLKSPFGGEGWIVSVDDLEDIIGGHVWLGSICILGGIWHILTKPFAWARRALVWSGEAYLSYSLGALAVFGFIACCFVWFNNTAYPSEFYGPTGPEASQAQAFTFLVRDQRLGANVGSAQGPTGLGKYLMRSPTGEVIFGGETMRFWDLRAPWLEPLRGPNGLDLSRLKKDIQPWQERRSAEYMTHAPLGSLNSVGGVATEINAVNYVSPRSWLATSHFVLGFFLFVGHLWHAGRARAAAAGFEKGIDRDFEPVLSMTPLN
- the petN gene encoding cytochrome b6/f complex subunit VIII; the protein is MDIVNLAWAALMVVFTFSLSLVVWGRSGL